Proteins found in one Bremerella volcania genomic segment:
- a CDS encoding DUF5336 domain-containing protein, whose protein sequence is MIRITCPCCGVGINAEERLIGQTVRCPKCLSITKVVRPKSDKDDLAPVIEPSYETKTYEDDRPQPTDCPKCDKVIPAQEYLCKGCGWHTKLEAYFEDLTEEALARDSEPKTKMEKWLAEQLHELATPRDFLIASGLCAAFLGFVAVVAGRIFFGPLAGTIVGLIVAAGLAFAWFILMQRFGVLNDPKRAERLQRERMDQRTKVARDPGRGRGVSETIAKPVGESSRAVATASKHISLPDEEYDVDDIDLFADEPAKPRKAAIQDAPASSPQHASTPSASTSQKTAKNNDDDWLNDLL, encoded by the coding sequence ATGATTCGCATTACCTGTCCTTGCTGCGGTGTCGGCATCAATGCCGAAGAGCGTCTGATCGGCCAGACGGTCCGCTGCCCCAAATGCTTGAGCATCACCAAGGTTGTTCGTCCGAAGAGCGACAAAGACGACCTCGCGCCGGTGATCGAGCCCAGCTACGAAACCAAGACCTACGAAGATGACCGCCCGCAGCCGACCGACTGCCCGAAGTGCGACAAGGTGATTCCTGCCCAAGAGTACCTCTGCAAAGGCTGCGGCTGGCACACCAAGCTCGAAGCCTACTTCGAGGATCTCACCGAAGAAGCACTCGCGAGGGATTCCGAGCCCAAAACCAAAATGGAAAAATGGCTCGCCGAGCAGCTTCACGAACTGGCCACCCCCAGAGACTTCCTCATCGCATCGGGTCTCTGCGCGGCCTTTTTGGGTTTCGTGGCCGTGGTCGCGGGAAGAATCTTTTTCGGCCCGCTGGCGGGAACCATTGTCGGGCTGATCGTTGCTGCCGGCCTGGCGTTCGCCTGGTTCATCCTGATGCAACGATTTGGCGTACTGAATGATCCGAAGCGAGCAGAACGCCTTCAGCGAGAACGCATGGACCAGCGAACCAAGGTTGCTCGCGATCCGGGGCGGGGCAGAGGAGTCAGCGAGACGATTGCCAAGCCTGTCGGCGAATCGAGCCGAGCCGTCGCCACCGCATCGAAGCATATTTCGCTTCCCGACGAAGAGTACGACGTCGACGATATCGACCTCTTCGCCGACGAACCTGCCAAACCACGTAAAGCCGCGATACAAGACGCACCCGCCAGCTCCCCTCAGCACGCTAGCACTCCATCGGCGTCGACATCTCAAAAAACGGCCAAAAACAACGATGACGACTGGCTGAACGATCTCCTGTAA
- the fabF gene encoding beta-ketoacyl-ACP synthase II gives MKRRVVVTGMGIVSSLSCQLDQFWSKLIAGESGIHEIKILDTSRFKVKFAADVHDWAPDEYIDSKEQKRLDRFSQFGMVAGIDAVTQSGLDFSQEDSYRCGVILGSGVGGIATIEEQTEKLLTKGADRVSPMTIPRLMLNAAGGNISIRYGMRGPNYTVATACASATNALGDALKAIQYDEADVMISGGTEAGITPMGISAFSNMKALSFRNDDPKRASRPFDLDRDGFVMAEGAGVVVLEELEHAKARGANILAELVGFGCSGDGGHITSPDPEGRGAARAMQNALNDAHLAPEKIDYINAHGTSTPPGDKAETTAIKTVYGDHAYKLAVSSTKSSLGHSLGASGGIELIACIKAIQEGIVPPTINLEKPDPACDLDYTPNEAKNRKVSYAMSNSFGFGGHNACVIAKEYAE, from the coding sequence ATGAAGCGTCGCGTTGTCGTTACCGGAATGGGGATTGTCTCCTCGCTTAGCTGCCAACTTGATCAGTTCTGGTCCAAGTTGATTGCAGGGGAGAGTGGTATCCACGAAATCAAGATCCTGGATACTTCCCGGTTCAAGGTGAAGTTCGCCGCTGACGTTCATGACTGGGCACCTGACGAGTACATCGATTCGAAGGAACAAAAGCGTCTAGACCGTTTCTCGCAGTTTGGAATGGTCGCGGGAATCGACGCCGTCACTCAATCTGGCCTCGATTTCTCGCAAGAAGATTCGTACCGCTGCGGCGTGATCCTGGGATCAGGCGTGGGGGGCATTGCCACCATCGAAGAGCAAACCGAAAAGCTTCTGACCAAGGGTGCCGATCGTGTCTCGCCGATGACGATTCCACGCCTGATGCTCAACGCCGCCGGCGGAAACATCTCGATCCGCTACGGCATGCGAGGCCCCAACTACACGGTGGCCACGGCTTGTGCCAGTGCGACCAATGCTCTGGGAGATGCTCTGAAAGCCATTCAATATGACGAAGCGGACGTCATGATTTCGGGCGGTACCGAAGCGGGCATCACCCCGATGGGAATCAGCGCCTTCTCGAACATGAAGGCCCTCTCGTTCCGCAACGACGACCCGAAAAGGGCAAGCCGTCCGTTTGATCTCGATCGCGACGGTTTCGTCATGGCCGAAGGGGCCGGCGTGGTCGTCCTGGAAGAACTCGAACACGCCAAGGCCCGCGGCGCGAACATTCTGGCCGAACTGGTAGGCTTTGGTTGCAGCGGCGATGGCGGCCACATTACCTCGCCTGACCCAGAAGGTCGCGGGGCAGCCCGGGCAATGCAGAACGCATTGAACGACGCTCACTTGGCACCGGAAAAGATTGACTACATCAACGCGCACGGAACGAGCACGCCCCCAGGCGACAAGGCCGAAACGACCGCCATCAAGACGGTCTACGGCGACCACGCCTACAAGCTGGCCGTCTCCAGCACGAAGAGCTCGCTGGGACACTCTTTAGGTGCCAGCGGCGGCATCGAACTGATCGCGTGTATCAAGGCCATTCAGGAGGGCATCGTCCCGCCGACCATCAATCTGGAAAAGCCAGATCCGGCCTGCGATCTCGACTACACGCCCAACGAAGCCAAGAACCGCAAAGTTAGCTACGCCATGAGCAACAGCTTCGGTTTCGGCGGCCACAACGCGTGTGTTATCGCGAAAGAGTACGCCGAGTAA
- the rpmF gene encoding 50S ribosomal protein L32: MAVPKRKQSNSRTGMRRAHDGLKARELTLCPHCLHERRIRVAVPTHVVCPECGYYQGRIVMPTSEVAE; the protein is encoded by the coding sequence ATGGCAGTACCAAAGAGAAAACAGTCGAATTCCCGCACCGGCATGCGTCGCGCTCACGATGGCCTGAAGGCCCGCGAGCTGACTCTCTGCCCCCATTGCTTGCACGAACGTCGCATTCGCGTCGCCGTTCCTACCCACGTGGTATGCCCTGAATGTGGCTACTATCAGGGTCGCATCGTCATGCCAACTAGCGAAGTCGCCGAATAA
- the fabD gene encoding ACP S-malonyltransferase, whose protein sequence is MSKIAFLFPGQGAQTVGMGKSLYESLPAAKEHFDRANEILGYDLASICFEGPSEKLDSTVHSQPALFVTSIAALAQLRDQTPDVLLSAEATAGLSLGEYTAMVFAGVMEFEDALKVVQVRGEAMQAASDAVPSGMVSILGLEQDAVEKICDEARGDGILQIANLLCPGNIVVSGTNDACERAAEIAEKSGAMKVIPLAVAGAFHTEIMRPAVDKLTAALANVTLKSPKIPVISNVDGQPHDDVEEIRSLLQQQVCSQVRWEQSMRYLLDQGFDEFYEIGAGKVLRGLMKRINRKVAFTGVEA, encoded by the coding sequence ATGAGCAAGATCGCATTTCTGTTCCCGGGACAAGGCGCGCAAACCGTTGGAATGGGGAAATCCCTCTACGAATCGTTGCCGGCCGCGAAAGAGCACTTCGACCGAGCCAACGAAATCCTGGGCTACGACCTGGCCTCGATCTGCTTTGAAGGCCCCAGCGAAAAGCTCGACTCAACCGTCCATAGCCAGCCAGCCCTGTTCGTCACCAGCATTGCGGCACTTGCGCAGCTGCGGGACCAGACCCCAGACGTTCTTCTCTCCGCGGAAGCCACCGCCGGACTGAGCCTGGGCGAGTATACGGCCATGGTCTTCGCTGGCGTGATGGAGTTTGAAGACGCGCTGAAAGTCGTCCAGGTACGCGGCGAAGCCATGCAGGCCGCCTCCGATGCCGTACCAAGCGGTATGGTCAGCATCCTGGGACTTGAACAGGATGCCGTCGAGAAGATCTGCGACGAAGCCCGCGGCGATGGCATTCTACAAATCGCCAACTTGCTTTGCCCTGGCAATATTGTCGTTTCCGGCACGAACGATGCCTGCGAGCGAGCCGCTGAAATCGCTGAGAAGAGCGGTGCCATGAAGGTCATTCCCCTGGCCGTCGCCGGGGCGTTTCACACGGAAATCATGCGACCTGCAGTCGATAAGCTGACCGCCGCGCTCGCGAACGTCACGCTCAAGAGTCCTAAGATCCCGGTTATTTCCAATGTCGACGGTCAACCGCACGACGACGTCGAAGAGATCCGCTCGCTTTTGCAGCAACAAGTCTGCTCGCAGGTTCGCTGGGAACAATCCATGCGCTACCTCTTGGACCAGGGCTTCGACGAGTTTTACGAAATCGGTGCCGGCAAGGTGCTTCGCGGCCTGATGAAGCGAATCAATCGCAAAGTTGCGTTCACCGGCGTCGAAGCCTAA
- the acpP gene encoding acyl carrier protein, translating to MPQNGGHVVSVEERVIEIVASQLGVDKEKVSRDSSFVNDLGADSLDMVELVMELEEEFDIDIPEDSADKIETVGQAIDYLEEAKNS from the coding sequence TTGCCCCAAAACGGAGGACACGTCGTGTCGGTTGAAGAGCGTGTAATTGAGATTGTTGCTAGCCAACTGGGTGTTGATAAAGAAAAAGTTTCCCGCGACAGCTCGTTCGTGAACGATCTGGGTGCCGACTCGCTAGACATGGTCGAGCTGGTCATGGAACTGGAAGAAGAATTTGATATCGACATTCCAGAGGATTCCGCGGATAAGATCGAAACGGTCGGTCAAGCGATCGATTACCTGGAAGAAGCCAAGAACTCCTAA
- the fabG gene encoding 3-oxoacyl-[acyl-carrier-protein] reductase codes for MSDAERTALPVDLTGKIAIVTGASQGIGQQIAIGLGKRGAKVACVARSADKLAETVAAIKEAGGEAEAFPCDVTSRESVEQLIDKVAEDWEKIDILVNNAGVTRDNLLPRMTDEEWDTVINTNLRGMFLFSRAASKYMMRARYGRIINISSVSGIMGNPGQTNYSASKAGMIGFTRSLSRELAGRKVTINAICPGFIESDMTKALGPAVEDEVKKRIPAKRMGKPEEIADAVLFLASDHAAYVTGQVLTVDGGMTG; via the coding sequence ATGAGCGACGCTGAACGAACCGCACTTCCCGTTGATTTGACTGGCAAGATCGCCATCGTTACTGGTGCCTCGCAGGGGATTGGTCAGCAAATCGCCATTGGACTGGGCAAGCGCGGTGCTAAGGTCGCTTGTGTGGCCCGCAGCGCCGACAAGTTGGCCGAAACCGTCGCTGCCATTAAAGAAGCCGGCGGCGAGGCGGAAGCCTTCCCCTGCGACGTGACGTCGCGGGAAAGCGTCGAGCAACTGATCGACAAGGTTGCTGAAGACTGGGAAAAGATCGATATCCTGGTCAATAACGCTGGCGTTACCCGCGACAACTTGCTTCCCCGGATGACCGACGAAGAATGGGATACGGTCATCAACACGAACCTGCGCGGCATGTTCCTGTTCAGCCGAGCCGCGTCGAAGTACATGATGCGTGCCCGATATGGCCGGATCATCAACATCAGCAGCGTCTCCGGCATCATGGGTAACCCAGGCCAGACGAACTACTCGGCCTCGAAAGCGGGTATGATTGGTTTTACCCGCAGCTTGAGCCGCGAACTGGCCGGCCGCAAGGTAACGATCAACGCCATCTGCCCAGGCTTCATCGAATCGGACATGACCAAAGCCCTGGGCCCAGCAGTCGAAGACGAAGTCAAGAAACGCATTCCAGCCAAGCGGATGGGCAAGCCGGAAGAGATCGCGGACGCGGTCCTATTCCTGGCCAGCGATCACGCCGCCTACGTCACCGGCCAGGTTCTGACCGTCGACGGCGGCATGACCGGCTAG